In Aspergillus flavus chromosome 3, complete sequence, one genomic interval encodes:
- a CDS encoding condensin complex component cnd2, translated as MPRVANPKHRRSGGASTPHKNSPIKIPLNDDMGEKAARMEARQARHDRQMDQIKAAVKTPMPPRRYTGHERGSSMSPVTPRGSGHRGRESDVDGRRAVTPMKRVPILANFEEWMKMATDNKINANNSWNFALIDYFHDMSLLKEGDGVNFQKASCTLDGCVKIYTSRVDSVATETGKLLSGLADSRDRKPHETGVDDDGAEDEDEGEEGLGRKSRRKAQRSHEATLAPSFASLQLKKFELEFSVDPLFKKASADFDEGGAKGLLLNHLAIDGQGRIVFDSSDDATEMSSKDMDDVRQGSEDPQRPRSPSPPLRQSSDDIFEDNVEIDMTSLANQFFPDLERLEMQDICPSLKNFDLGDPSGSLDIPFLKAPEDWRNDKGHDEGHNPNDASGIMLDDDNAVGFDDDDATLAGFDLGGDTGFGDGGEAWAREAALEPMLKVHRVDRDNDEIQDGEEIDHDDAYAISLTHQPNKQDHENILSYFDNALQKNWAGPEHWKIRRIKEHAAANTATAAPKQRKEKEPFEIDFSAPLESSVAELMYTPASSNSTISLPKTQWKTKGRNLLPDDKHFNSRQLLRLFLKPKARMGSRRLVGTRQFNQRKEDRTAGNGEMDEAFWANHKPENNPAPDEEGAPGAYDANFFADDDGLAFPNGLGLGDDDDDNLPFADAREMLSPPSDGQPGNSAGDAGGASGLTALLNMVGATPGSALQSGAGGFGSQLVTQGGRRARPDYVAYARVAKKVDVRRLKVEMWKGMGERLIASTSFDPSQQGPHREQPTENEADESPAPTPVTKSPGQLPVNEMQQENGQLRFTQIMNSLKSVYPPETLRDISTSFGFICLLHLANEQGLMLQNDDGSSGLGEGRLEDIFVIKDANAVLEEGAI; from the exons ATGCCCCGCGTAGCGAATCCTAAGCACCGCCGCTCCGGTGGTGCTTCTACTCCCCATAAGAACTCACCTATTAA AATCCCGCTCAATGATGACATGGGCGAGAAGGCGGCTCGTATGGAAGCCCGACAGGCTCGCCATGACCGTCAGATGGACCAGATCAAAGCAGCTGTCAAGACACCTATGCCTCCTCGAAGATACACTGGCCATGAGCGTGGATCCAGCATGAGCCCGGTCACACCGCGCGGATCAGGACACAGAGGCCGCGAAAGCGATGTCGACGGTCGGAGAGCGGTAACCCCGATGAAACGTGTACCTATCTTAGCCAACTTTGAGGAATGGATGAAAATGGCGACCGACAACAAGATTAACGCAAATAATTCATGGAATTTTGCCCTCATTGACTATTTCCATGACATGTCCTTGTTAAAGGAAGGCGATGGTGTGAATTTCCAAAAAGCAAGTTGTACGCTCGATGGGTGCGTCAAGATTTACACGAGCAGAGTTGACAGTGTTGCGACGGAGACCGGCAAACTTCTGAGTGGCTTGGCCGATAGTCGCGATAGAAAGCCCCATGAGACAGGtgtagatgatgatggtgctgaggatgaggacgaaggagaggaagggttGGGAAGGAAGTCCCGGCGGAAG GCGCAACGATCTCATGAGGCTACACTTGCACCTTCATTTGCCTCACTTCAACTGAAAAAGTTCGAACTTGAATTTTCTGTCGACCCATTATTTAAAAAGGCCTCGGCGGATTTTGACGAAGGCGGCGCGAAAGGCTTACTATTGAACCATTTGGCAATTGATGGGCAAGGGCGAATAGTTTTCGACAGTAGTGATGATGCCACAGAAATGAGCTCGAAAGATATGGATGATGTGCGCCAAGGGTCAGAGGATCCTCAACGCCCAAGATCTCCGTCACCACCTCTAAGGCAGTCGTCTGATGATATATTCGAGGATAACGTGGAGATTGACATGACATCCTTGGCGAACCAATTTTTCCCAGACTTGGAACGTCTTGAAATGCAGGATATCTGTCCATCGCTGAAAAACTTTGACCTTGGCGACCCGAGCGGGTCGTTGGATATACCATTTCTCAAGGCCCCCGAAGACTGGCGTAATGATAAGGGCCATGATGAAGGGCACAATCCGAATGATGCATCTGGAATCATGCTCGATGATGACAATGCTGTTGGTtttgatgatgacgacgcAACATTGGCGGGCTTTGATCTTGGTGGGGACACCGGAttcggtgatggtggtgaagCATGGGCTCGTGAAGCTGCTTTAGAGCCGATGCTTAAAGTTCACCGGGTCGATCGGGACAACGACGAGATTCAGGATGGTGAAGAGATAGATCATGACGATGCATATGCCATTTCTCTTACCCATCAGCCTAACAAGCAGGACCATGAAAATATCCTCAGCTACTTCGACAATGCTCTACAAAAAAACTGGGCAGGACCCGAACACTGGAAAATTCGCAGGATCAAAGAGCATGCTGCGGCGAATACTGCTACCGCTGCCCCAAAGCAGCggaaggaaaaagagccCTTTGAAATTGACTTTTCTGCACCTTTGGAATCGTCCGTTGCTGAGTTGATGTATACCCCAGCAAGCTCCAACTCCACCATATCCTTGCCTAAAACACAATGGAAGACAAAAGGCCGTAATCTTCTTCCAGATGATAAACACTTCAATTCGCGACAATTGCTGCGCCTCTTCCTCAAGCCCAAGGCCAGGATGGGCTCAAGAAGACTGGTGGGTACTCGGCAATTTAACCAACGCAAGGAAGACCGGACAGCAGGGAATGGAGAAATGGATGAAGCATTCTGGGCAAATCATAAGCCAGAGAATAACCCAGCTCCAGATGAGGAAGGCGCCCCCGGCGCATATGATGCTAATTTCTtcgcagatgatgatggcctTGCGTTCCCTAACGGCCTTGGCTtgggtgatgatgacgatgataaCCTACCATTTGCGGATGCTAGAGAGATGCTCTCTCCACCATCCGATGGACAGCCAGGAAACTCAGCAGGGGACGCTGGGGGTGCTTCGGGACTTACAGCGCTGCTGAACATGGTGGGCGCCACACCTGGCTCAGCGTTACAGAGCGGAGCCGGAGGATTCGGGTCACAGCTAGTAACACAAGGTGGTCGGAGAGCACGCCCTGATTACGTTGCGTATGCAAGAGTGGCCAAGAAAGTTGATGTTCGACGACTTAAAGTGGAGATGTGGAAGGGTATGGGTGAACGCTTAATCGCATCAACAAGTTTCGATCCCTCCCAGCAAGGCCCACATCGAGAACAACCCACTGAGAATGAGGCCGATGAATCTCCAGCACCTACACCTGTGACCAAGAGTCCAGGACAACTCCCTGTGAACGAGATGCAGCAGGAAAATGGTCAACTCCGGTTTACGCAGATCATGAATTCACTCAAATCTGTCTACCCTCCGGAAACGCTACGTGACATCAGTACCTCGTTCGGGTTTATTTGTCTGCTTCATTTGGCCAATGAACAGGGCCTCATGCTGCAGAATGATGATGGCTCTAGTGGTCTCGGTGAAGGCAGGCTGGAAGACATCTTTGTCATAAAGGATGCCAATGCAGTCCTTGAAGAGGGGGCTATATGA
- a CDS encoding Sodium/calcium exchanger protein-domain-containing protein, whose translation MKSNSGSLAIGELLGAASFITSVVAGSMALVRPFKVARRSFVRDVGYFIVAVSFSMLLLADGRLHAWESAAMVALYCFYVVLVVTWHWYFVRCRRVYERDIAARSHFHIPENQELEIEEADDDDPGIVSESTSLLHGVSVEDFDVLERGGEASWKDGDDDETRNRYLAEIRDNMHLYRPSVHRRNTLNPIRPSLVGALEFQSVVSSLQRSRSTHQNVPISLPRYTDGYDGSHAAHPERDNISVASHPWISKPSATGHLSPNSGTGSTRTRAVSADDVTGLKLDTSMFASGAERPRVAITRPSVDDPTAFVQTQTHQTNKSGESGFSSLSSRQAWRSPSPEGSARPRTPQLLAPPVESPSCPFPPFLDTSNPAHSRAPSIRLPPVSSPTEELQVHDSIYENGRPRASSQMQWLFSFTSVLLPSVIRTLFPTLAGWKTKSFWERMLGVIAAPSVLLLTITVPVVEPAQQETSADPVTVVVTSADGGDSGVPAVRLPEDSPLVLAVDHRSTAEQASTGRTGNSQSGQGRQRWDSELPAVQSRPDPSEATPKECCQWLVWLQIFTGPFFVALIAWTAIDSDLDIRNFLLPSLLSLLLSLVCITGLITSSRHSNPWQFSTAWRPLLAFLGFIVAICWIATIATEVVSLLKTLGVILNISDSLLGLTVFAVGNSLGDLVADITVARLGYPVMALSACFGGPMLNILLGIGLGGLYMTLHAKAETVVTDGVPYEITISKVLIISGATLLSTLVGLLIVVPLNKWRMDRKVGWGLVILWCISTLTNVIAEVLT comes from the exons ATGAAATCTAACAGCGGTAGCTTGGCCATTGGGGAGCTGCTTGGAGCCGCGAGCTTTATCACGTCGGTCGTTGCAGGATCGATGGCGTTGGTCCGCCCGTTCAAAGTTGCTCGAAGAAGCTTTGTTCGTGATGTCGGGTATTTCATCGTGGCTGTGAGCTTCAGTATGTTATTGTTAGCAGATGGCCGCCTCCATGCGTGGGAATCCGCCGCGATGGTCGCCTTATATTGCTTCTATGTCGTCTTGGTCGTAACCTGGCACTGGTACTTTGTGCGCTGCCGTCGTGTCTATGAGAGGGATATAGCTGCGCGGTCACACTTTCATATCCCTGAAAACCAAGAATTGGAGATCGAAGAAGCCGACGACGATGATCCTGGAATTGTCTCTGAATCCACAAGTCTTCTTCACGGTGTTTCAGTAGAAGATTTTGACGTCTTAGAGAGAGGTGGAGAGGCCTCTTGGAAAGATGGGGATGACGACGAAACCCGCAACAGGTACTTAGCAGAGATACGGGATAATATGCACTTGTATCGTCCCTCTGTACACAGACGTAATACTTTGAACCCGATCAGGCCCAGTCTGGTTGGTGCGCTGGAGTTTCAGTCCgttgtttcttctcttcagcgGTCGCGGAGTACTCATCAGAATGTTCCGATTTCCCTTCCGCGGTACACAGATGGTTACGATGGGTCTCATGCGGCACATCCGGAGCGTGATAATATCTCTGTTGCTTCCCACCCATGGATCAGTAAGCCTTCTGCAACTGGCCATCTGTCGCCTAACAGCGGAACAGGCTCAACTCGAACTCGAGCTGTGTCCGCTGATGATGTTACGGGTTTAAAGTTAGACACTAGCATGTTCGCTTCCGGTGCAGAGCGACCGCGCGTTGCTATCACTCGGCCCTCGGTCGATGATCCAACTGCATTTGTTCAGACACAGACTCATCAAACGAATAAGAGTGGCGAGTCAGGATTCTCGTCGTTGTCGTCCAGGCAAGCATGGCGAAGTCCCAGCCCAGAAGGAAGTGCGCGTCCGCGGACTCCACAATTACTTGCACCCCCTG TGGAGAGTCCTTCTTGTCCATTCCCTCCCTTCCTTGATACATCTAATCCGGCCCACTCCAGGGCACCTAGTATACGCCTACCACCTGTTTCTAGCCCTACCGAGGAGCTGCAGGTGCATGACAGCATCTATGAAAATGGGCGCCCTCGAGCTTCGAGCCAGATGCagtggttgttttctttcacaTCCGTTCTATTACCGTCTGTCATTCGAACACTCTTCCCTACTCTGGCCGggtggaagacgaagagttTCTGGGAAAGGATGCTAGGAGTGATTGCGGCTCCTAGCGTGCTGTTGTTGACGATAACTGTCCCTGTTGTTGAGCCTGCACAGCAAGAAACCAGCGCAGATCCTGTAACGGTCGTAGTGACTTcagcagatggaggagactcTGGAGTACCTGCAGTGAGGCTGCCGGAGGATAGCCCGCTTGTTCTAGCTGTTGATCACAGATCCACTGCCGAACAAGCTAGTACAGGCCGTACCGGCAATAGCCAATCAGGGCAGGGGCGACAACGTTGGGACTCAGAGTTGCCCGCCGTTCAATCACGGCCAGATCCTTCGGAGGCAACGCCGAAGGAATGCTGTCAGTGGCTAGTTTGGTTACAAATATTCACCGGGCCCTTTTTTGTTGCTTTGATTGCCTGGACAGCCATTGATTCTGACCTAGACATCCGCAATTTCTTACTACCGTCCCTCTTATCTCTGCTCTTGTCGCTGGTATGCATCACTGGTCTTATCACAAGCTCACGGCATAGTAATCCTTGGCAATTTTCAACTGCATGGCGTCCTTTACTGGCTTTCTTGGGCTTCATCGTTGCTATATGCTGGATTGCGACCATAGCTACCGAGGTCGTCAGTCTCCTCAAGACCCTAGGGGTTATCTTGAACATCAGTGATTCACTCCTTGGACTGACCGTTTTTGCCGTTGGAAACTCGTTAGGCGATCTTGTTGCTGATATCACCGTTGCCCGCCTAGGATACCCAGTTATGGCGTTGAGTGCATGCTTTGGCGGACCTATGTTGAATATTCTTCTAGGGATTGGCCTAGGTGGTCTGTACATGACTCTTCATGCAAAAGCAGAAACGGTAGTCACGGATGGAGTTCCGTATGAGATCACCATATCCAAGGTACTCATCATCAGCGGCGCCACACTGCTATCTACACTAGTAGGGCTACTGATAGTAGTCCCGTTGAACAAATGGAGAATGGACCGAAAAGTCGGCTGGGGTCTAGTGATTCTATGGTGCATCAGTACTTTGACAAATGTCATTGCAGAAGTTTTAACTTAA
- the hamH gene encoding hamH (This gene encodes a protein of the homologs of ham-8 in N. crassa, was named hamH in a recent paper. Author: Xixi Zhao, UW-Madison), giving the protein MAPTQQPTVEERSSSDTTASSIKSPRMARFVEATTVQSPTGPADTSRSPFADPPGQSQTHPDVSDVGFGYVAANDSVQHVSYHQLPVSPLKSALKVPGTPGRTLNPLSPTFREEFYVEKEEKSAEKENARDLRIKLRVRVAKIFLRFVNFGCSLIVVTILALTLFVFHSTKSLPSRGGFPAWANGTNPWTQYLLLSVACVSLFACLIVFWGYWKGGHKRAEKLTVYYQTIAVCFFMFSLVMWIVAAALYQNEKANGNSQDLWGWSCKKNTRETLFHNDIDYALLCRLQDWGLVCAIIEVVLEVLVILIYAVVFYRFWTKRRLMKSMDRRDKARSDLYLAQLRLQSAPNTPGFSLSQKTPIISTTVPQDPYSMAENGEACSTQFATPRSPTKPQPTFQLQAPPIRVQQATPKTDQMEFLGPISVPTASGPASNVNQHMAAAPGERTYDAVPIPNAYSSPMSPTFPRASR; this is encoded by the exons ATGGCACCTACACAACAACCGACTGTAGAGGAGCGGAGCTCTTCGGACACTACGGCCTCGTCAATAAAAAGCCCTCGAATGGCTCGCTTTGTGGAAGCAACGACGGTGCAATCCCCGACTGGCCCTGCTGACACCAGCAGGTCACCGTTTGCAGACCCTCCCGGTCAGTCTCAGACGCACCCTGATGTGTCCGACGTAGGCTTTGGATATGTTGCCGCAAATGATTCGGTGCAGCACGTATCCTATCACCAACTGCCAGTTTCACCACTCAAAAGTGCTCTAAAAGTTCCCGGAACTCCTGGGCGCACACTAAATCCACTCAGCCCAACGTTTCGTGAAGAGTTTTatgtggagaaggaagagaagtctgccgagaaggagaatgctAGAGATCTG CGAATTAAACTACGCGTCCGGGTGGCCAAGATATTCTTGCGTTTTGTGAATTTTGGCTGCAGTCTGATAGTCGTCACAATCTTAGCATTGACTCTGTTCGTCTTCCATTCCACTAAATCACTGCCTTCCAGGGGAGGTTTTCCTGCCTGGGCCAATGGCACCAATCCGTGGACTCAATATCTGCTTCTTTCAGTGGCATGTGTCTCGTTGTTTGCTTGCCTCATCGTATTTTGGGGCTATTGGAAAGGCGGCCACAAGCGTGCCGAAAAGCTCACCGTTTACTATCAAACAATTGCAGTGTGCTTCTTCATGTTCAGCCTTGTAATGTGGATTGTCGCAGCGGCGCTTTATCAAAATGAAAAAGCCAACGGAAACAGCCAGGACCTTTGGGGTTGGTCCTGCAAGAAGAACACAAGAGAAACGTTGTTCCATAACGATATTGACTATGCCCTTCTTTGTCGGTTGCAG GACTGGGGCTTGGTGTGTGCTATAATTGAAGTCGTCCTCGAAGTTCTGGTCATCCTTATCTATGCGGTTGTGTTCTATCGGTTCTGGACCAAGAGGCGCCTTATGAAGTCAATGGACCGTCGTGACAAGGCTAGATCTGATCTATACCTTGCTCAGCTGCGTCTTCAGTCTGCGCCCAATACGCCTGgattttctctctctcaaaAGACGCCTATAATATCTACAACTGTTCCACAAGATCCCTATTCAATGGCTGAGAACGGTGAAGCCTGCTCCACCCAGTTTGCCACGCCCCGTTCTCCAACAAAGCCCCAGCCGACCTTCCAATTGCAAGCACCTCCCATCCGTGTACAACAAGCGACTCCTAAGACAGACCAGATGGAGTTTCTCGGCCCTATTTCCGTTCCTACGGCTTCTGGTCCGGCATCAAATGTTAATCAACACATGGCTGCTGCGCCTGGCGAACGGACCTACGATGCTGTGCCGATCCCCAACGCGTATTCGAGTCCAATGTCGCCCACGTTCCCTCGTGCCTCCCGTTAA